The following are encoded in a window of Stegostoma tigrinum isolate sSteTig4 chromosome 40, sSteTig4.hap1, whole genome shotgun sequence genomic DNA:
- the LOC125461177 gene encoding probable G-protein coupled receptor 139, which translates to MDRSLSWYLFVVSQLDYSDYWMKNLIYIIQYFSYPILAFVGVPANVVTIFILLRRNCGLSGCITRYLLMMAIADLTVVFLDLILRHMPIIYSIYSLMSLPVCNIHAVLLYAATDCSVWFTVTFTFDRFVAICCLNLKGRYCNEKMATLVLRIVAVASCLKNIFWYFMFKIWYRRWNFPWFCLVTSVGKWSPVFAVLELTHNILNPCLPFLLILLLNILTVRHISLSSRARRRLRRHSSADVPRDKEMESRRKSMKLLFLLSANFIVLWSLLMIYSVCWRLDAIIIPNVFLPTSVHELGFVLQLLSCSTNTAIYAVTQTKFRQHLKNLLAYPFTQIYLFIKCIRYSLFSGLPSCSNGLLVW; encoded by the exons atggatcgCAGTTTATCCTGGTATCTTTTTGTTGTTTCTCAACTCGACTATTCAGATTATTGGATGAAAAATCTGATTTATATTATCCAGTACTTTTCCTATCCGATCCTTGCTTTTGTTGGAGTCCCTG CCAACGTCGTGACAATATTCATACTGCTTCGCAGGAACTGTGGGCTGTCTGGATGTATCACTCGTTACCTGCTGATGATGGCCATTGCAGATCTTACAGTCGTTTTTCTTGATCTGATATTGAGACATATGCCGattatttattcaatttattctctGATGTccctccctgtgtgtaatatccacgctgtcttgctttatgcagccactgactgttctgtctggttcactgtcactttcacatttgatcggtttgttgccatttgttgccTGAATCTGAAAGGTAGATACTGTAATGAGAAAATGGCGACTCTGGTTCTCAGAATAGTGGCTGTTGCTAGTTGTTTAAAGAATATATTCTGGTACTTCATGTTTAAGATTTGGTATCGGAGGTGGAACTTCCCTTGGTTTTGTTTGGTAACATCGGTTGGGAAGTGGTCCCCAGTCTTTGCTGTGCTCGAGCTCACCCATAACATTCTAAATCCATGTCTTCCATTTCTCCTGATATTGCTGCTGAATATTTTGACGGTCAGACACATTTCATTGagcagcagagcccgcaggagactacGGCGTCACAGCAGTGCAGATGTGCCCAGAGACAAAGAGATGGAGAGTCGAAGAAAGTCTATGAAATTGCTGTTTcttctctcagccaatttcatcgtCTTATGGTCATTGTTGATGATTTATTCTGTGTGCTGGCGACTGGATGCTATAATAATTCCAAATGTCTTTCTGCCCACTTCTGTGCATGAATTGGGCTTcgtgctgcagctcctcagttgcagCACAAACACTGCAATTTATGCCGTGACTCAAACTAAATTCAGACAGCACTTAAAGAATCTACTGGCATATCCATTTACGCAGATCTACCTATTCATTAAATGCATCCGTTATTCTCTCTTTTCAGGATTGCCTTCATGTTCAAATGGACTGTTGGTGTGGTAA